A region from the Aegilops tauschii subsp. strangulata cultivar AL8/78 chromosome 5, Aet v6.0, whole genome shotgun sequence genome encodes:
- the LOC141023162 gene encoding uncharacterized protein, with the protein MVPLHVVEELVGLLTPPSAPESPGSQETSKDDLCLLSAAAMTRTEAPKAFRMLGKLNGKSLPMLVDSGSSHGFINSDVASNWHGVHPMAKKLRVKVDDGAVTTCDMELPVCEYQIQGYQFRSTLKLFPLGSYDVILGMDLLESRGLMTVNWSSKYMVQEPVLRVVHLCSAKSDAEETVIPEAVTTLLEEFAELFEEPHGLPPQRSFDHAIDLLPGVTPVNIRPYRYNPVQKDEIEAQVVDMLNQGIIQIIGSPFASPVLLV; encoded by the exons ATGGTTCCCCTGCATGTCGTCGAGGAGCTGGTGGGTCTGCTGACACCACCATCAGCGCCAGAATCACCCGGGTCTCAAGAAACTTCTAAAGATGACCTCTGCCTCCTGTCTGCAGCTGCCATGACAAGAACCGAAGCACCTAAAGCCTTCCGTATGCTGGGCAAGTTGAATGGCAAGTCCTTACCAATGTTGGTCGATTCAGGTTCTTCTCATGGCTTTATCAACTCCGACGTGGCGAGCAATTGGCATGGGGTGCATCCTATGGCCAAGAAACTGAGAGTAAAGGTGGATGATGGTGCAGTGACCACTTGTGATATGGAGTTGCCGGTGTGTGAGTACCAAATTCAAGGGTATCAGTTCAGATCGACCTTGAAGCTGTTTCCACTGGGCAGCTACGATGTGATTTTGGGTATGGACTTGCTAGAGTCTCGAGGGCTCATGACTGTTAATTGGAGCAGCAAGTACATG GTTCAAGAACCAGTGTTACGTGTGGTGCACTTGTGTTCAGCTAAATCAGATGCCGAGGAAACTGTAATTCCCGAGGCAGTGACAACGTTGTTGGAGGAATTTGCAGAACTGTTTGAAGAGCCTCACGGATTGCCACCACAACGGTCCTTCGATCATGCAATTGATTTGCTACCTGGAGTGACACCGGTCAACATCAGACCCTATCGGTACAACCCAGTGCAGAAAGATGAGATTGAAGCGCAAGTTGTTGATATGTTAAATCAGGGGATCATCCAAATCATTGGCAGTCCCTTCGCATCTCCTGTGCTATTGGTGTAG